A section of the Cololabis saira isolate AMF1-May2022 chromosome 6, fColSai1.1, whole genome shotgun sequence genome encodes:
- the LOC133446286 gene encoding uncharacterized protein LOC133446286, with translation MPSRRRPRPRQGLVSSPSDGAPNERPSPTQGLVSSPRDGAPNERPSPTQGLVSSPSDGAPNERPSPTQGLVSSPRDGAPNERPSPTQGLVSSPSDGAPNERPKPTQGLVSSPRDGAPNGHPSPTQGLVSSPRDGAPNERPSPTQGLVSSPRDGAPNERPSPTQGLVSSPSDRAQSQVSDDFRQLQMEIEDCKKGNAFLTDCSNKLECEIVDREEEMEIMLMIHKNLDSNRAELREQLQQQREENKALKEKKLKLEENKMEIHLQQKQEQEKSWFRLKEALTKLKNERQLFKEREIEVANEKMILEELKRQTEEIKQENQKEKMDLKEQKESLQREEKIVMEGKKTHEMEMEELQAAMLDLEEKRTDLQLLQCNMDVEKAEMKKMKVREEEHLVKLQNEKKKLQGEIEILMENKKEEEMGRKDLEMEKKQICDTKLKTDKDCEGLKRELQQENKALPEKNKSTDQKRSS, from the exons ATGCCTTCTAGACGACGTCCAAGACCCAGACAGGGACTTGTGAGCTCTCCCAGCGATGGAGCTCCTAACGAACGTCCAAGCCCCACACAGGGACTTGTGAGCTCTCCCAGGGATGGAGCTCCTAACGAACGTCCAAGCCCCACACAGGGACTTGTGAGCTCTCCCAGCGATGGAGCTCCTAACGAACGTCCAAGCCCCACACAGGGACTTGTGAGCTCTCCCAGGGATGGAGCTCCTAACGAACGTCCAAGCCCCACACAGGGACTTGTGAGCTCTCCCAGCGATGGAGCTCCTAACGAACGTCCAAAACCCACACAGGGACTTGTGAGCTCTCCCAGGGATGGAGCTCCTAACGGACATCCAAGCCCCACACAGGGACTTGTGAGCTCTCCCAGGGATGGAGCTCCTAACGAACGTCCAAGCCCCACACAGGGACTTGTGAGCTCTCCCAGGGATGGAGCTCCTAACGAACGTCCAAGCCCCACACAGGGACTTGTGAGCTCTCCCAGCGATAGAGCTCAGTCCCAGGTCTCAGATGATTTTCGCCAACTCCAAATGGAGATTGAagactgcaaaaaaggaaatgcTTTCCTGACCGACTGCAGCAATAAACTGGAGTGTGAAATAGTGGATCGTGAAGAGGAAATGGAAATAATGCTGATGATCCACAAGAACTTGGACTCGAACAGAGCTGAACTGAGAGAGCAACTCCAGCAGCAGCGGGAGGAGAATAAAGCCCTCaaagagaaaaaactaaaactggaAGAGAACAAGATGGAGATCCATCTCCAGCAGAAGCAGGAACAGGAAAAATCCTGGTTCCGGCTGAAGGAGGCTCTAACCAAACTGAAAAATGAAAGGCAACTGTTCAAGGAAAGAGAGATCGAGGTTGCAAATGAGAAAATGATCCTGGAAGAGCTCAAAAGACAGactgaagaaataaaacaagaaaaccagAAGGAAAAGATGGATCTGAAAGAGCAGAAGGAAAGCTtgcaaagagaagaaaagatagTGATGGAGGGCAAGAAAACACATGAGATGGAGATGGAAGAGTTACAAGCAGCAATGCTTGATCTGGAGGAGAAGAGGACAGACCTGCAACTGTTGCAGTGCAATATGGATGTGGAGAAAGCTGAGATGAAGAAAATGAAGGTACGAGAAGAGGAACATCTTGTAAAGCTGCAGAATGAGAAGAAGAAACTGCAGGGAGAGATTGAGATTTTAATGGAGAACAAgaaagaagaggaaatgggtcGGAAGGACCTGGaaatggaaaagaaacaaaTCTGTGATACCAAACTCAAAACAGACAAAGACTGTGAAGGACTCAAGAGAGAG ctgcagcaggagaatAAAGCCCTCCCAGAGAAAAACAAGTCAACAGACCAGAAACGGAGCAGCTGA